One window of the Candidatus Microbacterium colombiense genome contains the following:
- a CDS encoding cold shock domain-containing protein, with amino-acid sequence MPTGKVRFYDEDKGFGFIASDDGQDVFLHASAMPAGTAMKAGARVEFGVADGKRGLQALSVRVLEAPPSLAKAKRKSADDMAIIVEDLVKLLDGIGGDLRRGRYPSSSHGRKIAAVLRKVADDLEA; translated from the coding sequence ATGCCCACCGGCAAGGTCAGGTTCTACGACGAAGACAAGGGCTTCGGCTTCATCGCCAGCGACGACGGCCAGGATGTCTTCCTGCATGCGTCCGCCATGCCCGCAGGCACAGCCATGAAGGCCGGTGCCCGCGTCGAGTTCGGCGTGGCCGACGGCAAACGCGGCCTCCAGGCCCTGTCGGTGCGCGTTCTGGAGGCACCGCCGAGCCTCGCCAAGGCGAAGCGGAAGTCCGCGGACGACATGGCGATCATCGTCGAAGACCTCGTGAAGCTCCTCGACGGGATCGGCGGCGACCTGCGTCGCGGTCGCTACCCCTCGTCCAGCCACGGTCGCAAGATCGCCGCCGTCCTGCGTAAGGTCGCTGATGACCTCGAAGCCTGA
- a CDS encoding squalene/phytoene synthase family protein, protein MTGIPASPHDGGALDRFTRTAEIATTDVIRTYSTSFGIATRLLGRRHRQHVRNIYAMVRIADEIVDGVAAEAGLDSAGQSDALASYVAETHRSMRSGYSSDLILHAFARTARECGIGEDLTGPFFDSMRADIPSATAFTAYDADAHARYVYGSAEVVGLMCTRVFLRGAERSAEEEAIIDRGARQLGAAFQNVNFLRDLADDTDRLHRGYLGGAERLTTADRDAWVSTVREQLDDARRAIPLLPKDSRAAVRSALALFAALTQRVAKTPVDVLYRRRVRVADPVKALLAARAVLVTAVERDR, encoded by the coding sequence ATGACCGGGATTCCCGCGAGTCCGCACGACGGCGGTGCACTCGACCGTTTCACCCGCACCGCCGAGATCGCGACAACCGATGTCATCCGCACCTACTCGACCTCCTTCGGCATCGCGACACGACTGCTGGGACGCCGCCATCGCCAGCACGTGCGCAACATCTACGCGATGGTGCGCATCGCCGACGAGATCGTCGACGGCGTGGCTGCGGAGGCAGGACTGGATTCCGCCGGGCAGAGCGATGCGCTGGCGTCGTATGTCGCCGAGACGCATCGCTCGATGCGCTCCGGGTACAGCAGCGACCTGATCCTGCACGCCTTCGCCCGCACGGCCCGGGAATGCGGCATCGGCGAAGATCTGACCGGACCGTTCTTCGACTCGATGCGCGCCGACATCCCGAGTGCCACGGCCTTCACCGCCTATGACGCGGACGCCCATGCGCGCTATGTGTACGGCTCTGCCGAGGTCGTCGGTCTGATGTGCACCCGGGTCTTCCTCCGCGGTGCCGAACGGTCGGCCGAGGAAGAGGCGATCATTGACCGGGGAGCCAGGCAGCTCGGCGCCGCCTTCCAGAACGTCAATTTCCTGCGCGACCTCGCAGACGACACCGATCGACTGCATCGCGGGTACCTGGGCGGGGCGGAGCGCCTCACCACGGCCGACCGCGACGCCTGGGTCTCGACGGTGCGCGAGCAGCTCGACGACGCCCGCCGCGCGATCCCGCTCCTGCCGAAGGATTCCCGGGCCGCGGTCCGCAGCGCTCTCGCCCTGTTCGCCGCGCTGACGCAACGGGTGGCGAAGACCCCCGTCGACGTGCTCTATCGCCGGCGCGTGCGTGTCGCCGATCCCGTGAAAGCGCTGCTCGCGGCCCGGGCGGTCCTCGTGACAGCGGTGGAGCGCGACCGATGA
- a CDS encoding multidrug efflux SMR transporter, whose amino-acid sequence MSWIILIASGILEAVWATALGKSEGLTKLWPSVIFFVGLAISMFGLAFAMREIATGTAYAVWVGIGASLTVAWAMITGDTEISWLRILLLLGLVGCIVGLKLIDPGHE is encoded by the coding sequence ATGTCGTGGATCATCTTGATCGCATCCGGAATCCTCGAGGCCGTATGGGCGACCGCTCTCGGCAAATCCGAGGGACTCACAAAGCTCTGGCCGAGCGTGATCTTCTTCGTCGGGTTGGCGATATCGATGTTCGGGCTGGCTTTCGCGATGCGCGAGATCGCCACCGGAACCGCCTATGCGGTGTGGGTCGGTATCGGCGCCTCGCTGACCGTGGCGTGGGCGATGATCACCGGAGACACAGAGATCTCCTGGCTGCGCATTCTCCTCCTTCTGGGGCTCGTCGGCTGCATTGTCGGTCTGAAACTGATCGACCCCGGACACGAATAG
- a CDS encoding polyprenyl synthetase family protein — MATEEDLGTRIEEALRQRFAERGAAAEAYGPEFTSLWHTAADHALGGKLIRPRLLLDFRLALAPAGLTASEAERAVDVAAHVELLHYAFLLHDDVIDGDLIRRRRPNLIGDLADRRPGLPDDAELHWARSSAILMGDLLLAAAVLGFARADVAPETRERLLAMMEQTILETVAGEHTDVGLSDGIIPPDLRTILSMSAYKTATYSFVLPLRAAAVLAGAPTQAEEQLAAIGRHLGLAYQLQDDLLSVFGDAQEHGKDAYSDLREGKETAIIAYARMTGHWPSIELHFGSAELSVQQCADIRDRLSESGAEQFARSLVEEQLGAVSTVLGEAEAAGTISPAAGRTILELASRIESRRA; from the coding sequence ATGGCGACCGAGGAAGATCTCGGCACGCGCATCGAGGAAGCACTCCGCCAGCGGTTCGCGGAACGGGGTGCGGCTGCAGAGGCGTACGGGCCCGAGTTCACCTCGTTGTGGCACACGGCAGCAGACCATGCGCTGGGCGGAAAGCTGATCCGTCCCCGTCTTCTGCTCGACTTCCGACTCGCCCTCGCCCCTGCGGGTCTCACGGCGTCGGAGGCGGAGCGCGCGGTCGACGTGGCGGCGCATGTGGAGCTGCTCCACTACGCGTTCCTCCTTCATGACGACGTGATCGACGGCGATCTGATCCGACGACGTCGACCGAACCTCATCGGCGATCTCGCCGACCGTCGCCCGGGTCTGCCGGATGATGCGGAACTGCACTGGGCCCGCTCCAGTGCGATCCTGATGGGCGACCTGCTGCTCGCTGCCGCCGTGCTCGGTTTCGCCCGTGCCGATGTCGCACCCGAGACCAGGGAGCGCCTCCTGGCGATGATGGAGCAGACGATCCTCGAGACCGTCGCCGGCGAGCACACCGACGTCGGTCTGAGCGACGGCATCATCCCGCCCGACCTGCGGACCATCCTGTCGATGAGCGCCTACAAGACGGCGACCTACTCCTTCGTCCTCCCCCTGCGCGCGGCGGCCGTGCTCGCCGGCGCCCCCACGCAGGCCGAAGAGCAGCTGGCGGCGATCGGCCGGCACCTCGGACTCGCCTACCAGTTGCAGGATGACCTGCTCTCGGTGTTCGGCGACGCACAGGAGCATGGGAAGGATGCCTACTCCGATCTGCGTGAGGGCAAGGAGACGGCGATCATCGCGTACGCCCGCATGACCGGGCACTGGCCCAGCATCGAGCTGCACTTCGGGTCGGCCGAACTGAGCGTGCAGCAGTGCGCCGACATCCGCGACCGCCTGAGCGAGAGCGGCGCCGAGCAGTTCGCCCGCAGCCTGGTCGAGGAGCAACTCGGAGCGGTCTCGACCGTGCTCGGGGAGGCGGAGGCGGCCGGCACGATCTCCCCCGCTGCCGGCCGGACCATCCTCGAACTGGCCTCGCGCATCGAGAGCCGGCGCGCATGA
- a CDS encoding lycopene cyclase domain-containing protein, translated as MTYLQLAAWFLGAAALVSIVLILLAHPRGPRPTAIALTVLVLFLLTATFDTIMIASGLFHYSGRHLLDVHIGLAPIEDFAYPLAGAVLLPSLWALLRTRRGAAVQLLPHREDE; from the coding sequence ATGACCTACCTGCAGCTCGCCGCGTGGTTCCTCGGCGCCGCGGCCCTCGTGAGCATCGTGCTGATCCTGCTCGCTCACCCCCGCGGTCCCCGTCCGACGGCGATCGCGCTCACGGTGCTGGTGCTGTTCCTGCTCACGGCGACGTTCGACACGATCATGATCGCGAGCGGCCTCTTCCACTACTCCGGCCGGCACCTGCTCGACGTCCACATCGGCCTCGCTCCGATCGAGGACTTCGCCTACCCGCTCGCCGGCGCCGTGCTGCTTCCGAGCCTGTGGGCGCTGCTGCGCACGCGGCGCGGCGCCGCGGTGCAGCTTCTCCCCCACCGGGAGGACGAATGA
- a CDS encoding MarR family transcriptional regulator has protein sequence MEIQSRTTPAPGATGEPMTSTSEPGPDGLSHSAIYDVDASDPRSTLIDRAGVPPEDLRQIAVLMGAIGDLRDAEQRLSLASRRYMQLNDTDMRALHYLIVCANRDAIATPGGIAQHLGISTAATTKLLDRLEKSAHIHRAPHPSDRRALAITISAETRHAAMETVGRQQAKRFYAAARLSREEREVVIRFLTDMTSEITLRDEPWAKIIEE, from the coding sequence ATGGAGATCCAGTCCCGCACCACCCCGGCACCGGGTGCGACGGGAGAGCCGATGACGAGCACCAGCGAGCCCGGCCCGGACGGACTGAGTCATTCCGCGATCTACGACGTCGATGCCAGCGATCCCCGCAGCACCTTGATCGATCGCGCGGGCGTACCTCCCGAGGATCTCCGACAGATCGCCGTGCTCATGGGCGCGATCGGTGACCTGCGCGACGCGGAGCAGAGGCTCTCGCTGGCCTCTCGTCGATACATGCAGCTCAACGACACCGATATGCGTGCGCTGCACTATCTGATCGTGTGCGCGAATCGCGATGCGATCGCGACCCCCGGAGGGATCGCGCAGCACCTGGGAATCTCGACGGCGGCGACGACCAAACTCCTCGACCGTCTCGAGAAGAGTGCGCATATCCATCGCGCTCCGCACCCGAGTGATCGGCGTGCTCTTGCGATCACCATTTCCGCGGAGACACGGCACGCGGCGATGGAGACGGTGGGGCGGCAGCAGGCGAAGAGATTCTATGCGGCCGCGCGTCTATCGAGGGAAGAACGTGAGGTCGTGATCCGATTCCTCACCGATATGACGAGTGAGATCACTCTGCGGGATGAGCCCTGGGCCAAAATAATCGAGGAATAG
- a CDS encoding lycopene cyclase domain-containing protein, whose product MGVLYLAALMLALGCMLLLDWRFRLFFWRDPLAAVIVTAVGLAFFLVWDVAGIAAGIFFRGDATIATGILLAPELPLEEPVFLLFLVVCTMVVYTGAAKILRSLRQRSHAAAVEEARR is encoded by the coding sequence ATGGGCGTGCTGTATCTGGCCGCCCTGATGCTGGCCCTCGGGTGCATGCTCCTGCTGGACTGGCGGTTCCGTCTGTTCTTCTGGCGCGATCCGCTCGCCGCCGTCATCGTCACGGCGGTGGGTCTCGCCTTCTTCCTCGTGTGGGATGTCGCGGGGATCGCCGCCGGCATCTTCTTCCGGGGTGACGCGACGATCGCGACCGGCATCCTCCTGGCGCCGGAGCTGCCACTGGAGGAACCTGTCTTCCTGCTCTTCCTGGTCGTGTGCACCATGGTCGTCTACACGGGTGCGGCGAAGATCCTCCGGTCGCTCCGCCAGCGCTCCCACGCCGCAGCGGTGGAGGAGGCACGGCGATGA
- a CDS encoding multidrug ABC transporter ATPase, with translation MSTQNSQPEIPIRRLDRFLAFAALGIAAAAVISFFVIIIGTAVGMTKESFAEGAWPLVSFILYWGLPVAFLMIITLLIMSFIRKGRAGSRS, from the coding sequence ATGAGCACGCAGAATTCCCAACCGGAGATTCCCATCCGGCGCCTGGATCGATTCCTGGCATTCGCCGCGCTCGGAATCGCAGCCGCCGCCGTGATCTCCTTCTTCGTGATCATCATCGGCACCGCGGTCGGCATGACGAAGGAGTCGTTCGCCGAGGGAGCCTGGCCCCTCGTCTCCTTCATCCTCTACTGGGGACTCCCGGTCGCATTCCTCATGATCATCACGCTGCTGATCATGAGCTTCATCCGAAAAGGGCGCGCGGGTTCGCGGTCCTGA
- the idi gene encoding isopentenyl-diphosphate Delta-isomerase: MDDVTLLAEDGTAVGVLPKHEVHTRETPLHLAFSCHIRDRHGRLLVTRRALSKQTWPGVWTNSFCGHPRPGEDMLAAVARRAEEELGAALVGIRLVLPDFRYRAIDASGIVENEICPVHVAEIDGDLDVNPDEVAEWAWVDPDDLFTAARAAPFAFSPWIREQLPQLRELGEV, translated from the coding sequence ATGGACGATGTGACCCTCCTCGCGGAGGACGGGACCGCGGTCGGCGTGCTGCCGAAGCACGAGGTGCACACCCGCGAGACCCCTCTGCATCTGGCCTTCTCGTGCCACATCCGTGATCGCCACGGCCGCCTCTTGGTTACCCGGCGGGCGTTGAGCAAGCAGACCTGGCCGGGGGTATGGACGAACAGCTTCTGCGGCCACCCGCGCCCGGGAGAGGACATGCTCGCTGCCGTCGCGCGCCGAGCAGAAGAGGAACTCGGCGCCGCACTCGTGGGAATCCGTCTCGTGCTGCCCGACTTCCGCTACCGGGCGATCGATGCGAGCGGCATCGTCGAGAACGAGATCTGCCCCGTGCACGTCGCCGAGATCGATGGCGATCTCGACGTGAATCCGGACGAGGTCGCAGAGTGGGCCTGGGTCGATCCTGACGACCTCTTCACGGCGGCCCGCGCGGCTCCGTTCGCGTTCAGCCCGTGGATCCGCGAACAGTTGCCGCAGCTGCGCGAGCTCGGTGAGGTCTGA
- a CDS encoding HNH endonuclease produces the protein MRTLVLNAGYEPLAIVSFKRAIVLVMNDKATVIERVEDDPVWGSHGVYDRPAVIVLSRYVRVPNARRIPVTRRGVLRRDNHRCGYCGKAASTIDHILPRSRGGADSWENLVACCLRCNNVKSDRTPQEMRWELRFTPRPPHGTAWTVRGTERSDPRWEPYLELAA, from the coding sequence ATGCGCACACTAGTCCTGAACGCCGGATACGAGCCGCTCGCGATCGTGTCTTTCAAGAGAGCCATCGTTCTCGTGATGAACGACAAGGCGACGGTGATCGAGCGCGTCGAAGACGACCCGGTCTGGGGCAGTCATGGCGTGTACGACAGACCCGCGGTCATCGTGCTCTCCCGCTACGTGCGCGTGCCGAATGCCCGCCGCATCCCGGTGACGCGTCGTGGGGTGCTGCGCCGCGACAACCACCGGTGCGGATACTGCGGCAAGGCGGCATCCACGATCGATCACATCCTTCCCCGCTCCCGAGGTGGGGCCGATTCGTGGGAGAACCTGGTCGCCTGCTGCCTGCGGTGCAACAACGTCAAGAGCGACCGGACGCCTCAGGAGATGCGGTGGGAGTTGCGGTTCACGCCGCGTCCGCCGCACGGCACGGCGTGGACGGTGCGGGGCACCGAGCGCAGCGATCCGCGCTGGGAACCCTACCTGGAACTGGCCGCGTAG
- a CDS encoding M23 family metallopeptidase: MRSIAIFGAVGALVAGIALPAYAANKPAEAATATVQQLAAVDAQSLVVASQATAAPLARGTFSATTPEEIAKKKAEAAAAARAAAAAKSSAASMNFNTAGYALVSPGSGEVRYPLPGGSYTQGRTIGGGHNGADMLAPQGTPIYAAAAGVVRASAESIGGYGVCVMIDSVVGGQRVQTTYGHMTYGSRQVQAGQTVAAGQLIGYVGSTGRSTANHLHFEVWINSGLVEPYSWLAANAG; this comes from the coding sequence TTGCGTTCGATCGCGATCTTCGGTGCTGTCGGCGCGTTGGTCGCCGGTATCGCCCTCCCCGCCTACGCCGCCAACAAGCCCGCCGAGGCCGCGACCGCGACGGTCCAGCAGCTCGCCGCGGTCGATGCGCAGTCTCTCGTCGTCGCCTCGCAGGCGACCGCGGCACCGCTCGCGCGCGGAACCTTCTCGGCGACGACGCCGGAGGAGATCGCGAAGAAGAAGGCTGAAGCAGCCGCGGCTGCTCGTGCGGCGGCAGCAGCGAAGTCCTCTGCCGCGTCCATGAACTTCAACACCGCGGGCTACGCGCTCGTCTCGCCCGGTTCGGGCGAGGTGCGCTACCCGCTCCCCGGCGGCTCGTACACGCAGGGTCGCACGATCGGCGGCGGCCACAACGGCGCCGACATGCTCGCGCCGCAGGGCACCCCGATCTATGCGGCGGCGGCCGGCGTCGTCCGTGCATCTGCCGAGAGCATCGGCGGCTATGGCGTGTGCGTCATGATCGACAGCGTCGTGGGCGGCCAGCGCGTGCAGACCACTTACGGCCACATGACCTACGGCTCGCGCCAGGTGCAGGCCGGTCAGACGGTGGCTGCAGGACAGCTCATCGGCTACGTCGGCAGCACGGGCCGCTCCACCGCGAACCACCTCCACTTCGAGGTCTGGATCAACAGCGGTCTCGTCGAGCCGTACTCGTGGCTCGCCGCCAACGCCGGCTGA
- a CDS encoding prenyltransferase has product MSAPAATPSILRDLAQILLSSRPISWINTAFPFAAAYLLSAREVDATLIIGTLYFLVPYNLAMYGINDVFDYASDLANPRKGGIEGALLAPRMHRPTLWAAAVTNIPFLIYLVVVGNPASWIWLAVSVFAVIAYSAPGLRFKERPFLDSITSSTHFVSPAIVGLALAGADLTIGGVIVFVAFFLWGTAAHAFGAVQDIGPDREGGISSVATVIGARATVRLSVALWFIAGAGMLLTPWPGPLAAVLALPYLINALPWWNVTDEGSAATNRSWRRFIALNYIAGFLATMILILAWVS; this is encoded by the coding sequence ATGAGCGCGCCCGCAGCGACACCGTCGATCCTTCGCGATCTCGCGCAGATCCTGCTCTCCTCCCGTCCGATCAGCTGGATCAACACCGCCTTCCCCTTCGCCGCCGCCTACCTGCTGAGCGCGCGCGAGGTCGATGCGACGCTCATCATCGGCACCCTGTACTTCCTGGTGCCGTACAACCTGGCGATGTACGGCATCAACGACGTGTTCGACTACGCCTCCGATCTGGCGAACCCACGCAAGGGCGGGATCGAAGGCGCGCTCCTGGCTCCGCGCATGCACCGCCCGACGCTGTGGGCCGCAGCGGTCACGAACATCCCGTTCCTGATCTATCTCGTGGTGGTCGGCAACCCCGCGTCGTGGATCTGGCTCGCGGTGAGCGTGTTCGCCGTGATCGCGTACTCCGCTCCCGGGCTCCGCTTCAAGGAGCGTCCGTTCCTCGACTCGATCACCTCGAGCACGCACTTCGTCAGCCCCGCCATCGTCGGTCTCGCTCTCGCCGGCGCCGACCTCACGATCGGCGGCGTGATCGTCTTCGTGGCGTTCTTCCTGTGGGGCACGGCCGCCCATGCCTTCGGAGCCGTGCAGGACATCGGCCCCGACCGGGAGGGCGGCATCTCCTCGGTCGCCACCGTGATCGGAGCCAGGGCCACGGTGCGCCTGTCGGTGGCCCTGTGGTTCATCGCGGGCGCCGGGATGCTGCTGACACCCTGGCCCGGCCCCCTCGCCGCCGTGCTGGCCCTTCCCTACCTGATCAACGCGCTCCCCTGGTGGAACGTCACCGACGAGGGGTCGGCTGCGACCAATCGCTCCTGGCGACGCTTCATCGCCCTCAACTACATCGCGGGCTTCCTCGCGACCATGATCCTCATCCTCGCCTGGGTCTCCTGA
- the crtI gene encoding phytoene desaturase family protein, with product MSRVVVIGAGVAGLAVAGLLARDGHEVTVLEKNDRVGGRAGTVERDGFRFDSGPSWYLMPEVFEHFFTMMGTTVDEQLDLTRLDPAYRIFREPQASGGLVPPVTVPAGRERVAELFEELEQGSAPALAAYLDSARDASAMAERYFLYNPFTRIRSLLAPEVLRALPRLFSLLGTRLQAFAARRFRNPVIRQILGYPAVFLGTDPRRAPAMYHLMSALDLDQGVSYPQGGFWRVVERIEHLASEAGAVIVTGAEVTGIRTEDAEGGTHVTGVGWRDADGTSRLEHADIVVSAADLHHTETVLLPPSLQTYPESWWKRRTSGPGGILVMLGVRGALSQLPHHSLFFADDWDANFDAIFGDDPAIPSPASTYVCRPSATDPTVAPAGHENLFILVPVPADVALGHGGADGTGSPAVERAADAAIDLVARWADIPDLRDRIVVRDTTGPADFRDDYHSWRGGMLGPAHILSQSALFRAQNASRQVGGLFYAGGTTAPGVGVPMCLISAEIVLKRIRGDETGGPLPEPAAVSKAAQRESD from the coding sequence ATGAGCCGCGTCGTGGTGATCGGGGCGGGCGTGGCCGGCCTGGCCGTCGCCGGCCTCCTCGCACGCGACGGGCACGAGGTGACCGTCCTGGAGAAGAACGATCGCGTCGGCGGACGCGCCGGAACGGTCGAGCGTGACGGCTTCCGTTTCGACTCCGGCCCGTCGTGGTACCTGATGCCCGAGGTCTTCGAGCACTTCTTCACGATGATGGGCACCACGGTCGACGAGCAGCTGGATCTGACGCGCCTCGACCCCGCCTATCGGATCTTCCGCGAGCCGCAGGCGTCGGGCGGCCTCGTCCCTCCCGTCACCGTGCCCGCCGGACGGGAGCGCGTCGCCGAGCTGTTCGAGGAGCTCGAACAGGGATCGGCTCCCGCCCTCGCCGCGTATCTCGACTCGGCGCGCGATGCGAGCGCGATGGCAGAGCGGTACTTCCTCTACAACCCGTTCACTCGCATCCGCTCACTGCTCGCGCCCGAGGTGCTGCGCGCACTTCCCCGTCTGTTCTCCCTGCTCGGCACCCGACTGCAGGCGTTCGCGGCGCGACGGTTCCGGAATCCGGTGATCCGGCAGATCCTCGGCTACCCCGCTGTGTTCCTGGGCACCGATCCGCGCCGCGCGCCGGCCATGTACCACCTCATGAGCGCGCTGGATCTGGACCAGGGCGTCAGCTACCCGCAAGGTGGATTCTGGCGAGTCGTCGAGCGGATCGAGCACCTCGCGTCCGAGGCCGGCGCCGTTATCGTCACCGGCGCCGAGGTCACCGGCATCCGCACGGAGGATGCCGAGGGCGGCACGCACGTGACCGGCGTCGGATGGCGTGACGCCGATGGCACCTCGCGCCTCGAGCACGCCGACATCGTCGTGTCCGCTGCCGACCTGCACCACACGGAGACCGTGCTGCTTCCGCCGTCGCTGCAGACCTACCCGGAGTCGTGGTGGAAGCGACGCACGAGCGGCCCCGGGGGCATCCTCGTCATGCTGGGGGTGCGCGGGGCACTCTCCCAGCTGCCGCACCATTCGCTGTTCTTCGCGGATGACTGGGATGCGAACTTCGACGCCATCTTCGGCGACGATCCCGCGATCCCCTCCCCCGCATCGACGTACGTCTGCCGCCCGAGCGCCACCGATCCGACGGTGGCCCCGGCAGGGCATGAGAACCTCTTCATCCTGGTCCCCGTGCCGGCCGACGTCGCGCTCGGCCACGGCGGCGCGGACGGCACAGGCTCCCCCGCCGTGGAGCGCGCGGCGGACGCCGCGATCGACCTCGTCGCGCGGTGGGCCGACATCCCCGACCTCCGCGACCGCATCGTGGTCCGCGACACGACGGGTCCCGCCGACTTCCGCGACGACTACCACTCCTGGCGCGGCGGGATGCTCGGACCCGCGCACATCCTCTCGCAGAGCGCGTTGTTCCGCGCACAGAACGCGTCGCGCCAGGTCGGTGGCCTGTTCTACGCCGGCGGTACCACCGCACCGGGCGTCGGTGTGCCGATGTGCCTCATCAGTGCGGAGATCGTGCTCAAGCGCATCCGTGGCGACGAGACGGGCGGGCCGCTTCCCGAACCCGCGGCCGTCTCGAAAGCCGCGCAGCGGGAGTCCGACTGA
- a CDS encoding Lsr2 family protein has translation MARRIVHQLVDDIDGSVLEVGEGETVHFSLNGASYEIDLNSAHAAELREAFEPYISAGRRAGSSGASRSTPSRKRPGRNPEVAAIRAWANENGHKLSERGRIPAQVVDAYNAAH, from the coding sequence ATGGCGAGACGAATTGTGCATCAGCTGGTCGACGATATCGACGGCAGTGTCCTGGAAGTCGGTGAAGGCGAGACGGTTCATTTCTCGTTGAACGGGGCTTCCTACGAGATCGACCTGAACAGTGCTCACGCGGCGGAACTGCGTGAGGCTTTCGAGCCGTACATCTCCGCCGGCCGCAGGGCCGGCTCCTCCGGAGCCTCGCGCTCCACGCCCTCTCGGAAGCGTCCGGGACGCAACCCCGAGGTCGCGGCGATCCGCGCATGGGCGAACGAGAATGGTCACAAGCTCTCAGAGCGCGGTCGCATTCCGGCTCAGGTCGTGGACGCGTACAACGCGGCCCACTGA
- a CDS encoding DUF3027 domain-containing protein produces the protein MTSKPDADARLIDAHDLALAALREITPAATIGPAAGYLPEDDGSVSLRFQNRLPGYPGWYWTVTVARVDDEEPTVLEVELLPGDGALLAPEWVPWVERLAEYRSHQAELAEQAAAAAGVDVVAEDGADDDLDDDDDADEDDLDEDDDLDDDDHETDILHAGDLDGVDIDELDVASEDDDLDADADADADEVDEEE, from the coding sequence ATGACCTCGAAGCCTGACGCCGACGCGCGTCTCATCGATGCGCATGATCTCGCGCTGGCGGCGCTGCGCGAGATCACTCCGGCAGCGACCATCGGACCGGCCGCCGGGTACCTCCCCGAGGATGACGGATCGGTGTCGTTGCGCTTCCAGAACCGCCTGCCGGGCTACCCCGGGTGGTACTGGACGGTCACCGTCGCCCGTGTGGACGATGAGGAGCCGACCGTGCTCGAGGTCGAGCTGCTGCCCGGCGACGGTGCGCTGCTGGCGCCCGAGTGGGTGCCGTGGGTCGAGCGCCTCGCGGAGTACCGTTCGCACCAGGCTGAACTGGCCGAGCAGGCCGCGGCTGCGGCCGGAGTGGACGTCGTCGCGGAGGATGGCGCAGACGACGATCTCGACGACGATGACGATGCCGACGAGGACGACCTCGATGAGGACGACGATCTCGACGACGACGATCACGAGACCGACATCCTGCACGCCGGCGATCTTGACGGAGTCGACATCGACGAGCTCGACGTCGCGTCCGAGGACGACGACCTGGACGCCGACGCCGACGCCGACGCCGACGAGGTCGACGAGGAGGAGTGA